Proteins from a single region of Catenulispora acidiphila DSM 44928:
- a CDS encoding 3-hydroxyacyl-CoA dehydrogenase NAD-binding domain-containing protein yields the protein MTQDLTALATELFPDEVVTNAPVQFFDLPGHSGRFALITLDNGFDHTKPNTFGPGGLVRLGQAIDLVEAAAGRNEIVGVGVTGKPFIFAVGADLKGVEVVKNRDQALAIAQAGHDTFKRLSALSVPSFAFVNGAAMGGGVEVALACTYRTISSGVPALAFPECFLGLVPGWGGCTLLPKLIGPDAAVTVIIENALSQNRMLKGPKAFELGIADAMFEPVAFLEQSLAWAESVINGSLVVERKQFSAEDYAAAVARGRQVADSKVHGAAPAPYRALDIIEKMATASNDEGFALEDAALADLIMTDELRAGLYAFNLNQKRAKKPFGAPDKALARPVTKVGVVGAGLMASQFALLFVQRLQVPVVMTDIDQARVDKGVGYVHEQIGMLQLKGRLNQDQANRLKALVSGSLTKDAFADADLVIEAVFEEMSVKQQVFAEVEAVVREDCVLATNTSSLSVTEMASKLEHPERVVGFHFFNPVAVLPLLEIVRAEQTDDASLATAFAVGKTLKKSCVLVKDAPAFVVNRLLTRFLGEVTAAVDEGTPIEVADRALAPLGLPMSPFVLLELVGPAVALHVAETLHTAFPDRFQVSPNLAKLVAAGKKAIYSWDTGVPVIDPEVLELFQPGPSPSTEEQVRDRALKAMAQEIDLMLSEGVVGEAQDIDLCMLLGAGWPFHLGGITPYLDRTGVSEAVAGHRFLAPGVASLPE from the coding sequence GTGACTCAGGACCTCACCGCTCTGGCTACGGAACTCTTCCCGGACGAGGTGGTCACCAACGCGCCGGTCCAGTTCTTCGACCTGCCCGGGCACTCCGGCCGCTTCGCGCTGATCACGCTGGACAACGGCTTCGACCACACCAAGCCGAACACTTTCGGTCCCGGCGGCCTGGTGCGGCTGGGCCAGGCCATCGACCTGGTCGAGGCCGCGGCGGGGCGCAACGAGATCGTCGGCGTCGGCGTGACCGGCAAGCCGTTCATCTTCGCCGTCGGCGCCGACCTCAAGGGTGTCGAGGTCGTGAAGAACCGCGACCAGGCCCTGGCGATCGCCCAGGCCGGACACGACACCTTCAAGCGCCTGTCCGCGTTGTCAGTACCCTCCTTCGCCTTCGTCAACGGCGCGGCCATGGGCGGCGGCGTCGAGGTCGCGCTGGCCTGCACCTACCGCACCATCTCCTCCGGGGTGCCGGCGCTGGCCTTCCCCGAGTGCTTCCTCGGCCTGGTCCCCGGCTGGGGCGGCTGCACGCTGCTGCCCAAGCTGATCGGCCCGGACGCCGCGGTCACCGTCATCATCGAGAACGCGCTGTCGCAGAACCGGATGCTCAAGGGTCCGAAGGCCTTCGAGCTCGGCATCGCCGACGCGATGTTCGAGCCGGTGGCCTTCCTGGAGCAGTCGCTGGCCTGGGCCGAGAGCGTCATCAACGGCTCGCTCGTGGTCGAGCGCAAGCAGTTCAGCGCCGAGGACTACGCCGCCGCCGTGGCGCGTGGACGTCAGGTTGCTGATTCCAAGGTGCACGGCGCCGCCCCGGCTCCCTACCGCGCCCTGGACATCATCGAGAAGATGGCCACCGCTTCCAACGACGAGGGCTTCGCTCTCGAGGACGCGGCGCTCGCCGACCTGATCATGACCGACGAGCTGCGGGCCGGCCTGTACGCGTTCAACCTGAACCAGAAGCGCGCCAAGAAGCCCTTCGGCGCCCCGGACAAGGCGCTGGCGCGGCCGGTGACCAAGGTCGGCGTGGTCGGCGCGGGCCTGATGGCCTCGCAGTTCGCGCTGCTGTTCGTGCAGCGGCTGCAGGTGCCGGTCGTGATGACCGACATCGACCAGGCGCGCGTGGACAAGGGCGTCGGCTACGTGCACGAGCAGATCGGCATGCTCCAGCTCAAGGGCCGGCTCAACCAGGACCAGGCGAACCGTCTCAAGGCTCTGGTATCCGGTTCGCTGACCAAGGACGCGTTCGCCGACGCCGACCTGGTCATCGAGGCCGTCTTCGAGGAGATGTCGGTCAAGCAGCAGGTGTTCGCCGAGGTCGAGGCCGTGGTCCGCGAGGACTGCGTGCTGGCGACCAACACCTCCTCGCTGTCGGTGACCGAGATGGCCTCCAAGCTCGAGCACCCCGAGCGGGTCGTCGGCTTCCACTTCTTCAACCCGGTGGCCGTGCTGCCGCTGCTGGAGATCGTGCGCGCCGAGCAGACCGACGACGCCTCGCTGGCTACCGCGTTCGCGGTCGGCAAGACGCTGAAGAAGTCCTGCGTGCTGGTCAAGGACGCCCCGGCGTTCGTCGTGAACCGGCTGCTGACCCGCTTCCTCGGCGAGGTCACCGCGGCGGTGGACGAGGGCACGCCGATCGAGGTCGCCGACCGCGCCCTGGCGCCGCTGGGCCTGCCGATGTCGCCGTTCGTGCTGCTGGAGCTGGTCGGCCCGGCGGTGGCGCTGCACGTCGCCGAGACGCTGCACACCGCCTTCCCGGACCGCTTCCAGGTCTCGCCGAACCTGGCGAAGCTGGTCGCCGCCGGCAAGAAGGCGATCTACAGCTGGGACACCGGCGTGCCGGTCATCGACCCGGAGGTCCTGGAGCTGTTCCAGCCCGGTCCGTCCCCCTCGACGGAAGAGCAGGTCCGCGACCGCGCGCTGAAGGCGATGGCGCAGGAAATCGACCTGATGCTCAGCGAGGGCGTGGTCGGCGAGGCGCAGGACATCGACCTGTGCATGCTGCTCGGCGCCGGCTGGCCGTTCCATCTCGGCGGCATCACGCCGTACCTGGACCGGACCGGGGTGTCGGAGGCCGTCGCCGGCCACCGATTCCTGGCTCCGGGGGTGGCTTCCCTGCCGGAATAA
- a CDS encoding thiolase family protein: protein MPQTQRAVRQVVFVDGVRTPFGKAGPKGVYAETRADDLVIRCIRELLQRNPQLPPERVDDVAIAATTQIGDQGLTMGRVAGLLAGLPKTVPGFSIDRMCAGAMTAVTTTAGGIAFGAYDVVVAGGVEHMGRHPMGEGVDPNPRIVAEKLVDPSALVMGSTAENLHDRYPELTKERCDVFAAASQEKYAKALAAGKFQDVLVPMSARHAEKGYALVTADEPPRPGTTVDDLAALKTPFRVRGRVTAGNAAGLNDGATACLLAAEDVAEELGLPVRMRLVSYAYVGVEPEVMGIGPVPATEKALAKAGLTIEDIGLFELNEAFAVQVVAFLEHFGIADDDERVNPFGGAIAMGHPLASSGVRLMTQLAQHFEEHPEVRYGLTSMCVGIGMGGTVIWENPHWNGESK from the coding sequence GTGCCTCAGACCCAGAGGGCCGTGCGACAAGTCGTGTTCGTCGACGGCGTCCGTACCCCGTTCGGCAAGGCGGGCCCCAAGGGCGTCTATGCCGAGACCAGGGCGGATGACCTGGTCATCCGCTGCATTCGCGAGCTGCTGCAGCGCAACCCGCAGCTGCCGCCCGAGCGGGTGGACGACGTGGCCATCGCCGCCACCACCCAGATCGGCGACCAGGGCCTGACCATGGGCCGGGTCGCGGGGCTGCTCGCGGGCCTGCCCAAGACCGTCCCCGGCTTCTCCATCGACCGCATGTGCGCCGGTGCGATGACCGCCGTGACCACCACCGCCGGCGGCATCGCCTTCGGCGCCTACGACGTGGTCGTCGCCGGCGGCGTGGAGCACATGGGCCGCCACCCGATGGGCGAGGGCGTGGACCCCAACCCGCGCATCGTCGCCGAGAAGCTGGTCGACCCCTCCGCGCTGGTCATGGGCTCCACCGCGGAGAACCTGCACGACCGCTACCCGGAGCTGACCAAGGAGCGCTGCGACGTCTTCGCCGCCGCGTCCCAGGAGAAGTACGCCAAGGCGCTGGCCGCCGGCAAGTTCCAGGACGTCCTGGTCCCGATGTCCGCCCGGCACGCCGAGAAGGGCTACGCCCTGGTCACCGCCGACGAGCCGCCGCGCCCCGGCACCACCGTGGACGACCTCGCCGCCCTCAAGACCCCCTTCCGCGTCCGCGGCCGGGTCACCGCGGGCAACGCCGCCGGCCTGAACGACGGCGCCACCGCGTGCCTGCTGGCCGCCGAGGACGTCGCCGAGGAGCTCGGCCTGCCGGTCCGCATGCGCCTGGTCTCCTACGCCTACGTCGGCGTCGAGCCCGAGGTCATGGGCATCGGCCCGGTCCCGGCGACCGAGAAGGCGCTGGCCAAGGCCGGTCTGACCATCGAGGACATCGGCCTGTTCGAGCTGAACGAGGCCTTCGCGGTGCAGGTCGTGGCCTTCCTGGAGCACTTCGGCATCGCCGACGACGACGAGCGCGTGAACCCCTTCGGCGGCGCCATCGCCATGGGCCACCCGCTGGCCTCCTCCGGCGTGCGGCTGATGACCCAGCTCGCGCAGCACTTCGAGGAGCACCCCGAGGTTCGCTACGGCCTGACCTCGATGTGCGTCGGCATCGGCATGGGCGGCACCGTCATCTGGGAGAACCCGCACTGGAACGGAGAGAGCAAGTGA
- a CDS encoding FMN-dependent NADH-azoreductase, with the protein MATLLRIDASLFPDEASASRSVTSAFTDAWRAAHPDGTVVHRDLAADPLPHLDVLTVSAGFADPSAHSEAQAAAHAARLALIEEAEAADAIVIGAPMYNFGLASGLKAWLDHVILNGRTSGEGARSLAGKPVVVVASRGGSYEPGTPREGMEYVKNYLGSVLSEHLGITPEFITIQLTLASAVPAMADLIPLAEQSRAEALEQADAKARELAAQLSGEPVAA; encoded by the coding sequence ATGGCCACGTTGCTGCGCATCGACGCCTCGCTGTTCCCCGATGAGGCCAGCGCCTCCCGGTCTGTCACCTCGGCCTTCACCGACGCCTGGCGCGCGGCCCATCCCGACGGCACCGTCGTCCACCGCGACCTCGCCGCCGACCCGCTGCCGCACCTGGACGTGCTCACCGTCTCCGCCGGCTTCGCCGACCCGTCCGCGCACAGCGAGGCCCAGGCCGCCGCGCACGCCGCCCGGCTGGCGCTGATCGAGGAGGCCGAAGCCGCCGACGCGATCGTGATCGGCGCGCCGATGTACAACTTCGGGCTCGCCTCCGGGCTGAAGGCGTGGCTCGACCACGTCATCCTGAACGGCCGCACCTCCGGTGAGGGCGCGCGCTCCCTGGCCGGCAAGCCCGTGGTGGTCGTCGCCTCGCGCGGCGGCTCCTACGAGCCCGGGACGCCGCGCGAGGGCATGGAGTACGTGAAGAACTACCTCGGCAGCGTCCTGTCCGAGCACCTGGGCATCACGCCGGAGTTCATCACCATCCAGCTCACGCTCGCCTCGGCCGTCCCGGCGATGGCCGACCTGATCCCGCTGGCCGAGCAGTCGCGCGCCGAAGCGCTGGAGCAGGCCGACGCCAAGGCCCGCGAGCTCGCGGCGCAGCTGTCAGGGGAGCCGGTCGCAGCCTGA
- a CDS encoding winged helix-turn-helix transcriptional regulator: protein MAEARLEMPATCQEVGPEGQFVRGVLDRIGDKWSLMIIGSLNRGPRRFGALQAAIGGISQRMLTLNLRQLERDGLISRTVYAEVPPRVEYELTELGHGLLVPVLELVNWAGDHAEVIEKHRAAYDAGGGAVG, encoded by the coding sequence ATGGCGGAGGCAAGGCTGGAAATGCCGGCGACCTGTCAGGAGGTGGGCCCGGAGGGGCAGTTCGTCCGCGGCGTGCTCGACCGCATCGGCGACAAGTGGAGCCTGATGATCATCGGCAGCCTGAACCGCGGCCCACGCCGCTTCGGCGCCCTCCAGGCGGCGATCGGCGGCATCTCGCAGCGGATGCTGACGCTGAACCTGCGCCAGTTGGAGCGCGACGGGCTGATCTCGCGCACGGTCTACGCCGAGGTGCCGCCGCGGGTTGAGTACGAGCTCACGGAGCTGGGGCACGGGTTGCTGGTGCCGGTGCTGGAGCTGGTGAACTGGGCCGGGGACCACGCCGAGGTGATCGAGAAGCATCGGGCGGCTTATGACGCGGGGGGTGGGGCGGTGGGGTGA
- a CDS encoding HRDC domain-containing protein, with protein sequence MTSSSTPGGPASPEQTPKAAEAPTGLVPLLEPREGLPPVTDTEQALAAAVEALAAGTGPVAVDAERASGYKYSQRAYLVQIRRQGAGTFLIDPIACPDLSALAGDGPALAGAEWVLHAASQDLACLAEVGMHPPARRPDGTGGLFDTELGARLGGHERVGLGPLVAEVLKLELEKGHSASDWSTRPLPEAWLRYAALDVEVLVEVRDIIEDELRGAGKLDWARQEFDAVASAPPPKPRAEPWRRTSGLHKVRRPRQLAVVRALWESRDELARRRDMTPTRVLPDQAIIDSALSLPGTAAQMRTIPGFTGRMRSNDVPRYFEALTQARQLKDSELPKPGAAPSDGPPPVRAWADKDPAAAERLTAAREAVGALAAQHSLPVENLLAPDSLRRLCWTPPAPDPSDEQVSAFLAGAGARPWQVALTTHTIGEVLRRVAARAVSAGE encoded by the coding sequence GTGACGAGTTCCAGTACGCCGGGCGGACCGGCGAGCCCCGAGCAGACCCCGAAGGCCGCCGAAGCGCCGACCGGCCTGGTCCCGCTGCTGGAACCGCGTGAAGGCCTGCCCCCGGTAACGGACACCGAGCAGGCGCTGGCCGCCGCCGTCGAGGCGCTGGCGGCCGGCACCGGCCCGGTCGCCGTGGACGCCGAACGGGCCAGCGGCTACAAGTACAGCCAGCGCGCCTACCTGGTCCAGATACGCCGCCAGGGCGCCGGCACCTTCCTCATCGACCCCATCGCCTGCCCGGACCTGTCGGCGCTGGCCGGCGACGGCCCGGCGCTGGCCGGCGCCGAGTGGGTCCTGCACGCCGCCTCCCAGGACCTGGCCTGCCTGGCCGAGGTCGGCATGCACCCGCCCGCGCGCCGCCCCGACGGCACCGGCGGGCTGTTCGACACCGAACTCGGCGCCCGCCTCGGCGGCCACGAGCGCGTGGGCCTGGGTCCCCTGGTCGCCGAAGTCCTGAAGCTCGAGCTCGAGAAGGGCCACTCGGCCTCCGACTGGTCGACCCGCCCCCTGCCCGAAGCCTGGCTCCGCTACGCCGCCCTCGACGTCGAAGTCCTGGTCGAAGTCCGCGACATCATCGAGGACGAACTCCGCGGCGCCGGCAAACTCGACTGGGCCCGCCAAGAATTCGACGCCGTGGCCAGCGCCCCGCCCCCCAAACCCCGAGCCGAACCCTGGCGCCGCACCTCCGGCCTCCACAAAGTCCGCCGCCCCCGCCAACTCGCCGTAGTCCGAGCCCTCTGGGAATCCCGCGACGAACTAGCCCGCCGCCGCGACATGACCCCCACCCGAGTCCTCCCAGACCAAGCCATCATCGACTCAGCCCTGTCCCTGCCCGGCACCGCCGCCCAAATGCGCACCATCCCCGGCTTCACCGGCCGCATGCGCTCCAACGACGTCCCCCGCTACTTCGAAGCCCTGACCCAAGCCCGCCAACTCAAGGACTCCGAACTCCCCAAGCCCGGCGCCGCCCCCAGCGACGGCCCCCCGCCCGTCCGCGCCTGGGCAGACAAGGACCCCGCCGCAGCGGAGCGCCTGACTGCGGCACGCGAGGCCGTGGGCGCCTTGGCGGCGCAGCACTCGCTGCCGGTCGAGAACCTGCTGGCGCCGGATTCATTGCGCCGCCTGTGCTGGACCCCGCCGGCACCCGACCCGAGCGACGAGCAGGTGTCAGCCTTCCTGGCCGGCGCGGGCGCCCGCCCCTGGCAGGTCGCACTGACAACGCACACCATCGGCGAGGTGCTGCGCCGGGTGGCGGCGCGGGCGGTTTCGGCGGGGGAGTGA